Proteins encoded in a region of the Paenibacillus pedocola genome:
- a CDS encoding L-rhamnose mutarotase, with product MENSNKLAWTWRVKEECLEEYVQMHLNPWPEILEEHSKAGITNYSIFQNGNQFFYCFECDDKEAAFAYIAQSEACNRWNAITSKMVEGSFDFNEETPMEPLREVFYLE from the coding sequence ATGGAGAACAGCAATAAGCTGGCTTGGACCTGGCGGGTAAAGGAAGAGTGTCTGGAGGAGTACGTGCAGATGCATTTGAATCCTTGGCCGGAGATTCTGGAAGAACACAGTAAGGCGGGTATTACTAATTATTCGATTTTTCAGAACGGCAATCAATTTTTCTACTGCTTTGAATGTGACGACAAGGAAGCAGCCTTTGCCTACATAGCCCAGAGCGAGGCCTGCAACCGGTGGAACGCGATAACCTCTAAGATGGTGGAAGGGTCATTTGATTTCAATGAAGAAACGCCGATGGAGCCGCTTCGAGAGGTATTTTATCTGGAGTAG
- a CDS encoding efflux RND transporter permease subunit, giving the protein MTWLTKWSFGNKGAVGLLVVMALVVGMLSYTSLPMEFMPEADNPQVTVTVLGPGQDAHAMESNVTKPIEAATSAVKGKTEQMSTSGDGYAQVDIYFDGKTNMKEAAQEVEKAVGALHFPEGVMDPFIVQLNTSMIPVSQATLSFEEGLTKDNLAIAENTIIPELQKIDGVASVALYGKTSPQVNVKLDPQAMAAKGVSTAQVLGLLQGRSVSASIGEQTIGGQTGNVNVVSSIDSIDTLKKLPVAAGVTLQDIAAVEAKVDQESVSRSNGKDVLFAVVTKEAGANAVDVGEKVRDTADSINKSVKNAELSVIFSTSDMVVTSVNSMMREVLLGALFATVVILLFLRNIRATLITAVSIPLSLAVTLYLLNVSGITLNIVTLGGVAVAVGRLVDDSIVVIENIYRRLQKEPLSKDLVVSATREVARAITSSTLATVAVFLPMGLLRGGLQAFLLPFALTVTYSLLTSLVVALTVVPLLSSWLLRGSSMKEHEPAKWFSRFLEWNLHRKWITLTLGLVLLVGSIAAYINMPKGALNASDASMVTVQLVYPNDVPVTEVLEKGKQLEQEMMGQPQAETVIMQSGNSADSARWGSVTSLTQVDYTVMMKEDADAQAFLDHIRGLQDSYAGATLTANEASMMGSTSTSEYVDIVGDDLAVINKVAKEAASKIESIEGVEKVSSNMEDTKPVFAFKVDPAVANAQEISMQLSAMLNPVPLGQMELDGSPAAVLLEPVLKPQSQEDLQKITIMTSGGPKQLSDVASLEVTDQPAMLYHKDGKPYVRITAEVDPKKVSAIGADIKKQTDSITLPDGVSLFAGGASADQAGDFSDLGMTALISIGLVYLIMVLTFKTLRAPLAIMFSLPLAAIGAIIALIISGVTPDFTALFGALMLIGIVVTNAVVLIDRIKQNEEHMPIRAAILEATGTRMRPILMTAIATVCAMLPLLFGQSEQGSIVSQSLAIVVIGGLTAATLLTLLVVPAIYELLYFRKSAKERKQAVKSGAAA; this is encoded by the coding sequence ATGACGTGGTTAACAAAATGGTCATTCGGCAATAAGGGGGCTGTGGGTCTTCTGGTCGTCATGGCGCTTGTGGTGGGAATGCTGAGTTATACTTCATTGCCGATGGAATTTATGCCGGAGGCTGATAATCCGCAGGTGACAGTTACCGTACTGGGACCGGGCCAGGATGCTCATGCCATGGAGAGTAATGTGACGAAGCCGATTGAGGCGGCAACCTCAGCGGTGAAGGGCAAAACCGAGCAGATGTCTACTTCCGGTGACGGGTATGCCCAGGTGGACATTTATTTTGACGGAAAGACCAATATGAAGGAAGCGGCGCAGGAGGTTGAAAAAGCCGTCGGCGCATTGCATTTCCCGGAGGGAGTCATGGACCCCTTCATCGTTCAGCTTAACACCTCGATGATTCCTGTCAGCCAGGCGACCCTGTCTTTCGAGGAGGGGCTCACTAAGGATAATCTGGCGATCGCCGAGAATACGATCATTCCAGAGCTGCAGAAGATAGACGGGGTAGCCAGTGTAGCGCTCTACGGCAAAACCAGCCCGCAGGTCAATGTGAAGCTTGATCCGCAGGCGATGGCAGCCAAGGGAGTGTCTACCGCCCAGGTGCTGGGACTGCTTCAAGGCCGCAGCGTGTCGGCATCCATCGGTGAGCAGACCATTGGCGGCCAGACGGGTAATGTGAACGTTGTGTCCTCGATTGACAGCATCGATACACTCAAGAAGCTTCCTGTAGCTGCCGGCGTGACCCTGCAGGATATTGCTGCCGTGGAAGCAAAAGTAGACCAGGAGAGCGTGAGCCGCTCGAACGGTAAGGATGTGCTGTTCGCCGTAGTCACCAAAGAAGCGGGTGCCAATGCGGTTGATGTAGGTGAGAAGGTACGTGACACTGCAGACAGTATAAATAAAAGTGTAAAAAATGCTGAGCTCTCCGTGATCTTCAGCACCTCCGATATGGTGGTCACCTCGGTTAACAGTATGATGCGTGAGGTTCTGCTCGGCGCTTTGTTCGCAACGGTCGTCATTCTGCTGTTCCTGCGCAATATCCGGGCTACGCTGATTACGGCTGTCTCGATTCCGCTGTCTCTGGCCGTGACGCTGTATCTGCTTAATGTTTCCGGGATTACTTTGAACATTGTCACACTGGGCGGGGTGGCCGTTGCGGTCGGACGTCTGGTCGATGACAGTATAGTGGTAATCGAGAATATTTACCGGAGGCTGCAGAAGGAGCCCCTTTCGAAGGATCTGGTGGTCAGTGCAACCCGTGAGGTAGCCAGAGCGATTACCAGTTCGACGCTTGCCACGGTCGCGGTCTTCCTGCCGATGGGACTGCTGCGCGGCGGCCTGCAGGCCTTCCTGCTGCCGTTTGCCTTAACGGTAACCTATTCCTTGCTCACTTCGCTGGTAGTCGCGCTGACCGTGGTGCCACTTCTGAGCTCATGGCTGCTGCGAGGTTCGTCGATGAAGGAGCATGAGCCTGCCAAGTGGTTCAGCCGTTTCTTAGAATGGAATCTTCACCGCAAGTGGATTACGCTGACGCTGGGTCTCGTACTGCTTGTCGGTTCGATTGCCGCTTACATCAATATGCCTAAGGGTGCGCTTAATGCTTCGGATGCCAGTATGGTAACCGTTCAGCTCGTCTATCCCAACGATGTGCCGGTAACGGAAGTGCTGGAGAAGGGCAAACAGCTGGAGCAGGAAATGATGGGCCAGCCGCAGGCGGAGACGGTAATCATGCAATCCGGGAACAGCGCGGATTCGGCCAGATGGGGCAGTGTAACCTCGCTGACTCAGGTGGACTATACTGTAATGATGAAGGAAGATGCTGATGCTCAAGCTTTCCTTGACCATATCCGTGGTCTGCAGGACAGCTATGCCGGGGCAACACTGACGGCGAATGAGGCCAGCATGATGGGCTCTACTTCAACGAGTGAATATGTGGATATCGTCGGTGATGATCTCGCCGTAATTAATAAGGTTGCGAAAGAGGCGGCGTCCAAAATAGAAAGTATAGAAGGCGTGGAAAAGGTCAGCAGTAATATGGAGGATACCAAACCGGTATTTGCCTTCAAGGTTGATCCCGCAGTAGCCAACGCCCAGGAAATCTCCATGCAGCTGAGCGCAATGCTTAACCCGGTTCCGCTGGGTCAGATGGAGCTCGATGGTTCTCCGGCGGCCGTCTTATTGGAGCCGGTATTGAAACCACAGTCGCAGGAGGATCTCCAAAAGATCACCATTATGACCTCCGGCGGTCCGAAGCAGCTCTCTGATGTAGCTTCTCTGGAAGTCACAGATCAGCCGGCCATGCTCTATCATAAGGACGGCAAGCCTTATGTGCGCATTACTGCAGAGGTTGATCCGAAGAAAGTGTCGGCGATCGGAGCCGATATCAAAAAACAGACGGACAGCATTACGCTGCCGGATGGGGTAAGCTTGTTTGCCGGAGGCGCTTCAGCCGATCAGGCCGGAGACTTCAGCGATCTTGGAATGACCGCGCTGATCTCCATCGGTTTGGTGTATCTGATTATGGTGCTGACCTTTAAGACACTGCGTGCACCGCTGGCTATCATGTTCTCACTGCCGCTTGCGGCCATCGGTGCCATCATAGCGCTGATTATTTCAGGCGTTACTCCTGACTTCACCGCCTTGTTCGGTGCGCTGATGCTCATAGGGATCGTAGTCACGAATGCGGTGGTACTGATTGACCGGATTAAGCAGAACGAGGAGCATATGCCGATCCGCGCAGCTATTCTGGAAGCAACCGGCACACGGATGCGTCCTATTCTGATGACGGCCATTGCCACGGTCTGCGCCATGCTGCCGCTCCTGTTCGGTCAGTCCGAGCAGGGAAGCATCGTCTCGCAGAGTCTGGCGATTGTAGTCATCGGCGGATTAACCGCAGCAACCTTGCTCACGCTGCTGGTTGTACCAGCCATTTATGAGCTGCTGTATTTCCGCAAATCTGCCAAGGAACGCAAGCAGGCTGTCAAATCCGGAGCTGCCGCTTAG